The Ficedula albicollis isolate OC2 chromosome 5, FicAlb1.5, whole genome shotgun sequence genome includes the window ATCTTCTGCTTCCTCTCTCCCATCAGGGCTGGCCGCTCCCCTTCCAGGCTCAGGAGGTAGCGGCGCTCGTAGTCCTCCACGTCCAGGAGGAGGCTGTACGTCTGCAGGAAGCACGGATCActcagggaatcatggaatgggttgggttggccCACTTTTTATCCCACCACGGACCTCTGAGGGTCAGGACAATCCCCCTTAAACTCACCTTCTCAATGGTGACGAGGGTCTGTCGCCTCTTATCCCGGACCTGCTTCTCCTTCGTCTCCTGCCGGGGGGAGAAGAGGGAATCAGGGCTTTGGGAAGCAGCCACAGGGCTGCATTGGAAGGGAGGAAGGCCAGGAACTCACATCATCCTCGCTGCGGGATGTCACCACGGCGTCGATCATCTTCCGGGGGTTGTTGACACTGGAGACGGTGAGTTTTCCCAGCGAGCCCTCAAactgcactgcaggaaggagggagcagggaagctgAGGGATGAGCCCCCTCAATCACCGGATGAAAGGAGCCCTAGGGCTGCTGGAGGGCTTTACCTGGCTTGTAGGTGTGTTCCAGCTTGGCCACCTGAGGGGTGATGAGTTTAGTGCGCTCCTTCTTGGGACCATCCCCGTGCACTTCCTCGGCAGCTGCTAATTTCTCCAGCTTCTGGAAGTAATTctgaggcagggagaggaaatgtTGAGAGCCTTCTGCCAAAAAACCACTGGCCATCTCCCTCTCCTCAGCTCCATCACCTTCTCAATATCATCATTTAAGTCACACCTGAGTCCAtcctcctgtcccatccctcaGGATGACAGAGATTGAGGCTCCTCCTCAGCCCTTTCTCTGAGGACAATGACAAATCTGCTCTCCTTGTGGGGTTCCCAGTCtttccagcacatcccagttaGCCTGCCTAGCTCCATGGCCACCACGCTGGGGCCTCTCCAAACCATCCACCCGGTTTTGCAACGGCAGAACTTTGCTGACTCACATCCTGCACCAGTTCCTCTTCTCTACTAGGACCAGCTCACCCACAGATTCCAAAAAAACTTTGCCACCTTGGGAGAGGGTGGGCCTAGCAAACGTAGCTCTCCCACCCCATTCAGCCTCCTGATGTCCACCCCAgacatttccctctctccctgggGACCCTCGAGCAGTCCCTCAGCCACCACCTTGCTCCACTTGCTCTAActctggcttttcccagcactgcctgatATTCCCTATTCCTGaactggagaaaagcaggagcaatCTCTCCACATCTGTGGTAACTGAATCCCCAGAATGCAATACCTATCCACCTTGGATTCCCACAGGATTCATCACCACCACCATTCCCAGTCAGACCAAAGTCACCTTTTCCCTGCCCAAGGATCTCTCTGAAGTTTTCCATTTAGCATCTCCCTTGTCTCATTCCAGGGATTTTAGCCCGGCTCTGTCACACTTCTCAtggagagctgctctcctgttaTTCCAACCTACAAAACCAGTACACTCCAACATCTCCTCACTCCTGGAAATGATGCCCAAGTAGGAGTCAGCTCTTCCCAGGGATGCTGATCCCACCCTGTCCCTCTGCCTTCCTCttccacagaggaaaacaatCCACTGCATCTCTCTATGGATTGACATCCCACTCCCACCCAACAGGGGAAAGAGCCTGCTCCCGAGTACCTGATAATAATAATCATCCAGGTAGGGatcagtgctctgcagctgcatcaTCTGGATCTTGGACACCCAGTCCTTTTCCCGCTGCAACATGAGGTTGGCATAGGGATCCTTACGGATCTGCTCCTGATGGCTGCTCCGGTGGCCCCCTCGGTCCCCCCCAGAGCCGTTGAGGCTCCggtgctggctggcaggagaAGAAGGGCACCCGTGAGCACACCGGAGCTACAggaagggacagagaggggGGACAGGTGACCCGGGAAGCAGGACGTGTCTCCGTGCCGCGCGGCCCCGTCGCTGTCCCCGCACTCACTTGCGGTTCTGCTGCCGCTGGTGCAGGAGCCGGCGGTGCTGCGGGTGCAGATGGGTCGTGTCCGGCCGGAACATGTGGGGCTGCGGCCTGGGGAGAGCGGGAATTGTCAGCGACGGACGCGGGGAGCGGGTGGgatgctgggacagggacagcaccgACCTCAGGTTCTGCAGGTGGGATCCGGGGCCCGGAGGGTGCGGCAGCTGCGAGGGGGGCGGGGCAGGGGGAGCCCCGAAAAAGGCACGGAACCCTCCGGCCGGGGACATCATCTGCCCaactctgccctgcagcagcttggGATTCACGGAGGGCAGCGGGCTCCCCACCAGCCCCGACACCCGGGCAAACTGGCTGGGGGACATTCGGCCAGCCtagaggagcagagaggacaCCTGGAGTCAGCCAGGCGGGAACAGGAACTGGGATGGCCAGCAAGAGCCATGGAGAGCCAAGTCCCGGGGCCACGCAGAGAGAATGGTGGGATAAAGCACAGGAAGGAGCTTTACCTGGGCTCCTCCGAGTagctgggctctctgcaggtgTGTGAGAACAGGAGAGACGCTGTGGGGGAATGGGTGACCCAGGAGGGAGGAATTCTGGGGAAAGAGTTGGGAAAAGGGACCCCAGTCAGAGACCACAACTGGCAGACAGGACAAATCCCAGGAAGGGCAGGCTCCATGGGGTGGGGATGAGCCACAGGAACACAGGGAGGATTTGAGGGGGCTGGTCATCAATCCCCAAAAAGGAGGAGAGCAAGCTGGATACCGGAACATTGCAGAGCTGGTTGGGGGACATCCTCTCTCCATAGGCAGTGGGATAACGCTGCTGCATGGTAGCTCGGATGTGGACAGGCTTGGGACACAGGATCTGGGAGGAGGCAAGAGGCACAGTCACTCCCCCCGGGACGCGGCCTGCACCcttgggagcagtgggaagctgGGAAGCGAGGAGGTACCTGCTGGTTGAAGTTTGGGATGGCGGCCTGTTTGGGGGGGGTGCCAATGGGAACGGCCCGCACTGGGGGGCTCCCGATGATGGGGGACGAGGAGCGCCGGGGCAGCGCCCGCTCCGATGGATCCCGCTCCTCATCCCGAGCCTGCGGAGGCCTCTGGGGCAGGGCATAATCCAGCACGGACACCGATGGCATGTCCTGCCAAAGGAACGGGAAGGGCACGCCCCTGGAGtcacagcctgggacagggaggaggcTCAATGAccccccttcctcctgccagctctccacATCCCACTGCGATTCCCTGGCATCTCCACGCGAAGCTGGGCATTCCCGGAGCACACGTGACTGCCAAGAGCATTCCATTTGGGATAACAGGGCGTGGGGTGGGAATTCTGGGTCACCTCCCAGCCcggcagagccaggagagggTTGGGAGTGGGTTGGACACGCAGCACTTCAAAGCCTGACTCTTAATGAAACCACAACAACACAAAAATCCTCTGCCTCCAGGCATCAacattcccaaatcctgccGGGAGCCCTGAAATCCCTCAGACATCACcagccatcccagcccagcaaaaATCCGCCACCCCAGCCCTCCAGGGTCCGAGGGGGGACAGAGGGTGACAGCTATGAGGGTCCTCCACAATCCACGGATGCAGCCAAAGGGAAGTGGGACACTCTGCTATCCCAAGAACAGTTTATCCCACCCAGCTGGCTGCCACAGGCATTTGGGACCAGGGCAGAGCCCCCTGCCTCCAGCACCTACCTGAGCGAGGAGCGGCCCCCGGATCCGCCGCAGCACGGCCGAGCTGTCCCAGATGCTGGAATTCAgccctccaggctgctgcagggcacgAGGAGAGTCAGGAGGGCGCTGGGGGatccatccccacatccccctGCACCTCCCAGCCCGCTCCCACCTGCGGGGGATCCCTGGTGTGCACGGCCTGCATGATGGCCGGGTCCTCCAGCTCGCTGTCGATGACGAGGCGCGTGAGCCGCTCGGCCAGCGCGTCCTCGGGGTCGCCCAGAACGTCCCCGTCATTCCCAACGGGCCCGTCCGGCTCCCGGCTCAGCCCGGCCTTGTCCTCCAGCTCCGCCAGCCGCTCGTGGGCCTCCTGCCAGTCGTCATCTGCCAAGGGGCACAGGGTGAGGGATGCGGGCCGGGGGCATCCGTGGGCTCAGGGGAATCTGGGGGTGGCACTCAGGGTCTCACCGACGGCCCCGGCCCCGAAGGTGTCATCGTTGAACTGGTCGATGTCTTCGTCCTCCTCCCCCAGGGCCTGGAAGGCATCTTCATCCTCGTCCAGTGGGCAGTCCTCCAGGGACTGGGACAGCCGGGAACAGGGTCAGCTCCACTGTACCTCCCTGACGGCCCCTCAGCCCATAATACCTATACAACCACTCCCTCAGCCAACGATACCTCCCCCAGCACTATTATCCACCTCTGGAAGTCCCCCCAACCCATTATTCCTATGCAGGGACTCCCCCAACCCGTTATATCTCCCCAATGATCCCTCCAGACCTAGAGGGTGACCCCTCCCGTTATACGCTCCCCCAGCCCGTTAGAGGTCTCCAGTGCCCCCAGACTCCTTCTGCCCCCCTGgagccccctcccagcccccccccccccccccccccccccccccccccccccccccccccccccccccccccccccccccccccccccccccccccccccccccccccccccccccccccccccccccccccccccccccccccccccccccccccccccccccccccccccccccccccccccccccccccccccccccccccccccccccccccccccccccccccccccccccccccccccccccccccccccccccccccccccccccccccccccccccccccccccccccccccccccccccccccccccccccccccccccccccccccccccccccccccccccccccccccccccccccccccccccccccccccccccccccccccccccccccccccccccccccccccccccccccccccccccccccccccccccccccccccccccccccccccccccccccccccccccccccccccccccccccccccccccccccccccccccccccccccccccccccccccccccccccccccccccccccccccccccccccccccccccccccccccccccccgccaccgCCCCGCCTCCCGCCCGCCGGCGCGCGCGTTGGGGTGGGGCTAGCGCGGGCCACGCCCAGCGGAGACCACGCCCCCTCGCTTGTGCTTCTTAAAGGGGTAGCGTCCCTTTTTTTCCCGCGCGCAGCGGTGACACCCGCGTGTTCCCCGCCCGCAGTTGTgccccccagtgtcaccccacCCATAGCCAATGTCACCCCATCCGTAGCCCCAGCAGTGCCcgcccagccctgtccccagctgtgtcccatcCGCAGTCATGTCCCCCacccatgtcccctgtccccagcgGTGTCTCCCCACCTGTGAACTCTGTCCCGATCCTCAGTTGTGCCCCCTAATTGCAGCCATGCCTTCAAGCTGTCCCCTATGCCTGCTCACGTCCCGTCTCCAGCCGTGTCCTCCCAGCTGTCCCGAATCCATAGCTGTGTCCCGAATCCATAGCTGTGTCCCGCCTCCAGCTGTGTTCCCAGATGTGACCCCTATCCACAGCCTTGTCCCCCCGAGTCGCGTCCCCTGaccccagccatgtccccagccgTGTCCCACACCCACAgctgtgttcccagctgtgctcctgtccccagccgtCCTCCCGCCGCAGCCACACGTGGCAGGGGGGTGACACGTCCTCATCGTGTGACCCCCGTGGGGGATCAGCCTCCACACCCACATCCTCCCTCTATCACCTCAGTCACCTCCCGGGGTGCCCAGGGCCACCCCCAGCCGCCGCCTTTAGCGGGTCCGGTGTCCCCGGGTGTCCCAGGTGAAGGGGCGGCTCCACCTCGTCCCTCCCCTCGGCGCCTTCCTTGTGCCCGTCACTGGGGATTAGcgcagggacagccccgggcttggggacaggcacaggggacagggccaccCGCCACCTCGCCTGGATGTAGGAGGCCTGGCCGAGCGGCGAGGACCGAAGGtgacatccccatccctgcgGTGGGCGAGGACGGGAGCCCCCCCGCGCCCCCCCGGCCTTTGGGGGCACCATGAAGGACCGGCTGGAGCAGCTCAAGGCGGTGAGGGACCCCCGGcatggggaggggacaggggacagccccagggcgTGACACCGGGATGGGGGTCCCCGAGACCCCACCCCATGGTGGGCGGGAGCATCGCGgggagaggggaccccaaaaaccaagTGGGTGGTGGATGGGGATGTCACGGAGTGGATGTCACCCAAATGCCATCCCGTGGTGCGCGCGGGTGTCACACGGATGGGGGACCTCAGACCCCATCTCATGGTGGACTGGGGTCTTGGGGACACCCCAATCCGTGGTGGGCGGGGACACCGCGGGATGGATGGCACCGAGACCCCACCCCGCTGCGCGTGGGGATGTCGCGGGGGTCACCCATGGCAgtgggggacacgggggtgtcaggtgggagggactgggggggTCATGCCCGTGCGGTTTGGGGGGACACTGGGTGTTTTGGGTGACGTGACCTCCCCCAGTCGAGTCCTGTCCCCCGACGCCGTGGGGCGCAATGGGGGGACACCAGCCCCCACCCGGCCTGTGAGGGGTGCCCATCCCACGAGGGATGGCCGTGGGTTTGGAGTGCCCGTaccccatcctgcaccccacacTTCCCCCGGTTCCCGCCACCAGCGCcgcttccttctcccttttcccgCTCCCCCGTGGGGCCCCATTTCCCCCCACTCCTTTGgggctccccctgctccccagcatcGTCTCCCCACAGATCCTAGGGGTCCCAGCAGGCCCCCAACTCACGGCCGGGCCCCTGGCCGTGGCAGGGAGGCTTGGCAGGGATTTACCAGGATTATGGAGCCATCAGATAAAGCCCTCAGGAGGGAGCGAAgggattaattttatttttactctggcagaaggaggaggggggTGGGGGGTCCCGGCCTGGGGTCCGTCCCCCTCTCCACGACACCCCAACAACACCCCCggggtgctggtggagctgAGAGGGTGAAGGGAGACAGAAGGGCTGAGACTGAGttctgggaagggctggattCAGGAGTGCTCAGGTGGGGGCCTGGGCATGACACCAGGGCGAGGGGCACCAGCCACCTtcctgtccccaggactgcCCCAGACCTGCTGTGGGGCCACGGTCTGGGACATAAaccctgtcccatccccatcctATCGCTGTCCCCGTTCCCTCCTTCTGGCCAAGCCCAGCAATCCCTTAATTCCCAGCCACGTGTGGCCAGATGTGAGCTGGGCTCGGCCCCCCCGGCTCTCCCCCGCTGCAGATGTTCcccccctgtgccaccacaTCCCCATGGCTACTCCCAcccgtgtccctgtcacccctgggGGGGCCCTGGGACGACgctctggcagggcagggggtcCCCCCTGAGCGCTGTTTCCCAGCAGAAGCAGGATGCAGATGACGAGGAGGAACTGGAGATCGCTGTGGACAACACGGCATTCATGGACGAGTTCTTCTCAGAGgtgagggagggctgggagcggGGCTAGGGGGCATAGAGCTGCCTCCTaagccccccaaaatcctcccgGGCGTGCCCAGATTGAGGAGACCCGGCAGAACATTGACAAGATCTCAGAGAACGTGGAGGAAGCCAAGAAGCTCTACAGCATAATCCTCTCAGcccccatcccagagcagagtgAGTGctgtcacagtgtccccagagcctcccCCGGTCGTGGGGACCCTCCCTGGGGACATTCCCATGGGGGCTCACAGCCATGATCCCACAGAGACCAAAGATGACCTGGAGCAGCTGACGGCAGAGATCAAGAAAATGGCCAACAGCGTCCGTAACAAGCTGAAGAGTGAGTGGCCCTGTCCCCACCGCCATGTcaccagtgtccctgtccccctgggcCTCTGGGATCatgggggctggcagtgggaaagGTTTCTGATGGATTGAGGTCTGTCTCTCTCCAGGTATGGAGAGGAACATCGAGCAGGACGAGGCACGGTCCTCCGCTGACCTCCGGATACGCAAATCCCAGGTGAGCTCTGGtccacagtgtccccaggtcCCACTCGGTCCCCCATAGGCTGGGGATGTGGCATGTCCAGGAGTCCCCAAGTGTCCCAGTTCTATCCCCAGCAACACCCTGTGATCCCAGGCTTTGTgtccctctgccctgtgcccaaCACTGTTCTGTCgccctgtgctgggacatgCTACATCCAAGGTCCCCTGGGTTTCATGCCACTGTCCCCACTCCCAGCACATTGTCCTGTCCATCCTGGGATTAGGAATACACCATGCTCAGTGTCACTGATCTGACTTCTgtctccatccccagcacctTATCTTGTCCCCTGGGCAGTCATGCCTCTGTCCTCGCTCCTGTCCTCTGTGAAAACGGCCCATGGGGGATATGCTGTGCCTGGGGTGTTCCACGTCCCCATCCCCTGTGACAATGGCCCATGGGGATATGCCGTGCCTGGGATGCTCCATGTCCCTGTGACAATGGCCCATGGGGATATGCCGTGCCTGGGATGCTCCATGTCCCTGTGACAATGGCCCATGGGGATATGCCGTGCCTGGGATGCTCCATGTCCCTGTGACAATGGCCCATGGGGATATGCCGTGCCTGGGATGCTCCATGTCCCTGTGACAATGGCCCATGGGGATATGCCGTGCCTGGGATGCtccatgtccccatccccaggtcCAGTCCCCTGGGGTCACACCATGCCCTGGGGCGTCCCCATCCCAaagtccctgtccccatccccaccctcacgtccccgtccctgtccccagcactcgGTCCTGTCCCGCAAGTTCGTGGACGTCATGACCAAGTACAACGAGGCGCAGGTGGATTTCCGGGAGCGCAGCAAGGGCCGGATCCAGCGCCAGCTGGAAATCAGTGCGTGACCGAGCCCCAGGGCGGGGTGGGTGGGGCCTGGGCACCAAACCCCACCTCTTCCCCAGAGTGGGAGGAGCCCACCCACACAGACCCCGCCCATTTGACCAAGTTTGGTCAAGTGGGTGGAGCCAGACCTGTCGGACCCCGCCCCTTACCCCAAACTGGGCGGGGCCTGTCCCCGCCCCTCCCCACGTGCCCGCAGCCGGCAAGAACACGACAGATgaagagctggaggagatgctggagagTGGGAACCCCTCCATCTTCACCTCGGGGGTGAGCCCTGACAcgaggggacaccaggggacagGGGATGTGTGACAGGGCCAGGCCTCCCCGCTGACGCTGCGCTGTCCCCGCAGATCATGGACTCGCAGATCTCGAAGCAGGCGCTGAGCGAGATCGAGGGGCGGCACAAGGACATCGTGCGCCTGGAGAGCAGCATCAAGGAGCTCCACGACATGTTCGTGGACATCGCCATGCTGGTGGAGAATCAGGTACGGGGACGCGCAGGGACCCGGCCGTGGGGACAAGCAGGGACAAGCAGGGACCTGGGTACGGGGTCACGGTGATGGCCGGTGTGTGGGCACATGGACAccagcagggatttgggcacAGGGTCACAGGGATGAGCAAGGACCCACATCTGGGGACGAGCAGGCACCTGTGTGAAGGGTGACAAGCAGGGACCCGAGTGTGGGGTCACAGGGACGTGCACGGGACCATGGAGTGGCCCAGGGACCTGCACAGGGGGATCCAGGTGTGGAGCGATATGGGCTGGGATGGGTGACCACTGCACGTGGACCCACATCTGGGGACGAGCAGGCACCTGTGCGAAGGGTGACAAGCAGGGACCCGAGTGTGGGATCACAGGGACGTGCACGGGACCATGGAGTGGCCCAGGGACCTGCACAGGGGGATCCAGGTGTGGAGCGATATGGGCTGGGATGGGTGACCACTGCACGTGTTGCCATGGAGCCACCCACCAGCCTGTGGTGccctggaggggacacaggagtgTCCCCCACGCTGTGGTGGcctggaggggacacaggagtgTCCCCCACCCTGTGGTGGTGccctggaggggacacaggagtgTCCCCCACCCTGTGGT containing:
- the STX3 gene encoding syntaxin-3 isoform X1, with translation MKDRLEQLKAKQDADDEEELEIAVDNTAFMDEFFSEIEETRQNIDKISENVEEAKKLYSIILSAPIPEQKTKDDLEQLTAEIKKMANSVRNKLKSMERNIEQDEARSSADLRIRKSQHSVLSRKFVDVMTKYNEAQVDFRERSKGRIQRQLEITGKNTTDEELEEMLESGNPSIFTSGIMDSQISKQALSEIEGRHKDIVRLESSIKELHDMFVDIAMLVENQGAMIDRIENNMDQSVGFVERAVADTKKAVKYQSEARRKLLILVAVAVLLLGTVALIIGLSVGLNMK
- the PATL1 gene encoding protein PAT1 homolog 1, whose amino-acid sequence is PCSRLSQSLEDCPLDEDEDAFQALGEEDEDIDQFNDDTFGAGAVDDDWQEAHERLAELEDKAGLSREPDGPVGNDGDVLGDPEDALAERLTRLVIDSELEDPAIMQAVHTRDPPQQPGGLNSSIWDSSAVLRRIRGPLLAQDMPSVSVLDYALPQRPPQARDEERDPSERALPRRSSSPIIGSPPVRAVPIGTPPKQAAIPNFNQQILCPKPVHIRATMQQRYPTAYGERMSPNQLCNVPNSSLLGHPFPHSVSPVLTHLQRAQLLGGAQAGRMSPSQFARVSGLVGSPLPSVNPKLLQGRVGQMMSPAGGFRAFFGAPPAPPPSQLPHPPGPGSHLQNLRPQPHMFRPDTTHLHPQHRRLLHQRQQNRNQHRSLNGSGGDRGGHRSSHQEQIRKDPYANLMLQREKDWVSKIQMMQLQSTDPYLDDYYYQNYFQKLEKLAAAEEVHGDGPKKERTKLITPQVAKLEHTYKPVQFEGSLGKLTVSSVNNPRKMIDAVVTSRSEDDETKEKQVRDKRRQTLVTIEKTYSLLLDVEDYERRYLLSLEGERPALMGERKQKICDMYDNLRGKAPGQDRPSDDHFMQIMCIRKGKRLVARILPFLSPEQAADVLMATARNLPFLIKKDAQDEVLPCLLRPFSHVLYHLPLGTVTSLVQQLTNLPQSASAPTNLHLTAVLQNKFGLSLLYLVLSRGEELQSSDTNAELMQDNQWTELMLMATRELLRIPQGALAKPVSIPSNLISLFSRYVDQQKLNLLETKLHLVQGIR
- the STX3 gene encoding syntaxin-3 isoform X2, giving the protein MKDRLEQLKAKQDADDEEELEIAVDNTAFMDEFFSEIEETRQNIDKISENVEEAKKLYSIILSAPIPEQKTKDDLEQLTAEIKKMANSVRNKLKSMERNIEQDEARSSADLRIRKSQHSVLSRKFVDVMTKYNEAQVDFRERSKGRIQRQLEITGKNTTDEELEEMLESGNPSIFTSGIMDSQISKQALSEIEGRHKDIVRLESSIKELHDMFVDIAMLVENQGAMIDRIENNMDQSVGFVERAVADTKKAVKYQSEARRKKILIMVCCIILVIILASSIASIFA
- the STX3 gene encoding syntaxin-3 isoform X3; protein product: MKDRLEQLKAKQDADDEEELEIAVDNTAFMDEFFSEIEETRQNIDKISENVEEAKKLYSIILSAPIPEQKTKDDLEQLTAEIKKMANSVRNKLKSMERNIEQDEARSSADLRIRKSQHSVLSRKFVDVMTKYNEAQVDFRERSKGRIQRQLEITGKNTTDEELEEMLESGNPSIFTSGIMDSQISKQALSEIEGRHKDIVRLESSIKELHDMFVDIAMLVENQGGLLDNAEPSTWSRAQR